The following nucleotide sequence is from Chondrinema litorale.
GTAAATGCTTTTAATAGAAGAAATAAATCCAAATAATAATATTGAAACAATTTAATCTATCAGCTATGAACAGGAGTTATCAAATTCCTCCACAATTGTACTTTGTGGCCTCAGCTATTTTTCATTATCTGGGGCCTTCTTTTGCTGTTTTATTATTCGCTAGAGTTTCTGTTGACGGAGTTGCATGGATGAGAATTATTTCTGCGGCACTTATTTTTGCTGTTTGGCGAAAACCTTGGAATACTTTTAGGCAGGTGGCACTAAAAGTTCGGTATCTTATAATTGCTTTGGGAATTACATTTGCCTTTATGAATTACTCCTTTTACTATGCCATTCATAAACTTCCGCTAGGCACTGTAGCTGCTATCGAATTTATAGGTCCAGTGTTGTTAGCATTAATAGGTACAAAAACACTCAGAAACTTATTCGCTTTGGCATTGACCACTACTGGTGTATGGTTTTTAACAGATGCCCGAATCGAAGGCGAACTTGAAGGTTTCTTTTGGGCTTTTGTAAATTCTATTTGCTTTATTGTTTACATTATTTTAGCACATCGACTCGCATCAATAGACACAAAAACCAAATCGGTAGATAGATTGGGTGCCTCTATGATTTTTGCTGCAATAATGATTACTCCATTAGGTATTGATGGTGCACTACCAGCATTATCCGATGCCATAGCTATAGTTGCAGGAATAGGTGTGGGAATTTCCTCTTCTGTTATTCCTTATGTATTAGATCAACTAGCAATGAGTAAACTATCTAGAGCTACATATGCGCTATTCGTAGCTTTATTACCTGCAACTGCCGTAATTATTGGGGTAATTGTGTTAAAACAAATTCCTTCTTGGGTAGAAGTTGTCGCTGTTGCTTCGATTATTTTAGGTGTACTTATAGTTCAAGATAAAAGGCAAGAAAGCACTTAAAAATGGAAGGTTAATTTATTGATTTCACTACCATTTCAATCATTTAGAAACATATTAAAAGCTTAATCATCATGAATGCTATCCAAATTATCTTATTAAATTTTTCCGAAATCCGTAGGCGTAGTATTAAACTTTGGAGTAAAATACCGGATGAATACCTCAACTGGAAACCTGATAAAGATGCACTATCTATTATTGAAATGATTAGACACGTTTTAGAAGGTGAGCACCTATTCCATAAAATAATAGAAAATCGAGGCAATTTAGGAAACTATCAATCACCTTGGAAAAGTTTAGAATATTCAAACCTCAAAAATGAACTGGAATTTGCCGAAAAATATCATACTGATTTTATCAATATGATTAGTAACTTGAAAGAAGCTGATTTGGAAAATACCAGAATTGAAAGAAAAGAAGTTGGCCAAAACAAAATACTAGGCGATTACCTCAACCGTATTGCATACCATGAATCTGTTCATACTGGACAAATGTTAGATTATTTGAGAACAGCTGGAGTAGAAAGAGCTAAAATTTGGGATTAGTAATAATGGAAATACCCTGAGCATATAGTGGAACACTTTGCTATCTTTAAGAATAAATTATCTGTTCGGATGACAACCAACAAGCTATTCTCAAATAGATATAACTTTATAAATATGCTGTTTACCATCAATAAAAATATGAATAAGATAATATTACCTCTAGTCTGTTTAATATTTGCTGGTTGTCAACAGCAATCAAATGAAAAAGAAGTTAAATCAACAGACAAAATCGAGGTTGAAAGCAATATAATTTCTGAAGATTTTGTGAGCTGGGTTGATGCTATAAACACCAAAGATGTTAGCGCAATTCAAAGTTTTTATCAAACTGAGTCTTTTAAAATTATCTCAGCTGATAGCATATTAAACAGTCCTGATGAAATAGCGAACTATTATGCATCACAACCAAATAAAATAAACTCCATCTCATCTTTATTTCAAATCGAAGCCAATAAAGACAGAGGCATCAACTATGAATTGATTAAATATGAAACCAAAGCCAAAAAAGAATATATTCAGCTCCTGATCTGGAAATTAAATGATGGCAAAAAAGTAAGAGAATTCGAATTTGCATCAAAATGTTCAGAAAAACCGGTTAATGATGAAGAAGAAATCTCCAAAAGAAGAGAATTATGGATGCAACTCTGTAATACTCATAGCCCTAAAAATCTTGTAGATGAGCTGTATAGTTCCCATAATATTTATTTTAACCATAAACCACTGGTTAAAGGTAAGGTCGATCTAGTTGAAGAGTATGCTTATATGAAAAGAGAAAATTATACGCTTACTCTTCTCCCGCTAAAATTAGAATTTGTAAATGCCAGTTTGGCTTTTGAAATAGGACAATGCCAAGGAAGCTATAATGGCAAATACATACTTATATGGGAAAAAGATTCTGATGGAAAATGGATGATCTTTATCGATTCTAATATATGAGATTAAAATATTGAGTCAATCCAATTTCATACTTTTTCATGACTAAACAAAACTAGTTCTGTTTCTACGCGATTAGAATTAAAATCTATAATTCTATAGCCAAACATGTCTCCATTAAAGATGATTTCCCGATCGTTTTTGACTACTTGAACCGAACTAGCTGGCGTGATATATTGCTCAACATTATTTTGAATAGAATAGTCAGACATGTGATAATGTCCACAGAAAATCTTGATTTCTAGATTAGAATCAAGCAATAACTGTTTAAGTTCTTCTCTCCCTTTCAGCGCAAATTGCCTATCAGCTTCTGTATTGATAGAAAGTATAGGATGATGAATAAATAGTAGGATTTTTTTAGATGCCAACAATTCTTTTTTTAACCAATCAAATTGCTGTTTACTGATGCTTCCAGTACTTGAATCCAAGAAAATATACTTATACTGTTCTTCTTCTCTTGAATAATAAAGTTCTGGAACAGTAAGATTCATTGCACCTTTATAATGCTTTTTTACTTCTGAAAACTTATCATGATTGCCAAGTGTAACCTCTAAATCGTAATCTTTTAAAGTATTAAAAAACCATTGATTAGAACTCAATTCCCCAATATCTCCACCATATATGATTTTTGAAATATTTTTTTCAGACACATCTTTCAGAATTATTTGCCAGTTTAAATGAGCATCTACACTGTAATCT
It contains:
- a CDS encoding metallophosphoesterase family protein — its product is MNQKIAYITDLHVDEQFPKDYSVDAHLNWQIILKDVSEKNISKIIYGGDIGELSSNQWFFNTLKDYDLEVTLGNHDKFSEVKKHYKGAMNLTVPELYYSREEEQYKYIFLDSSTGSISKQQFDWLKKELLASKKILLFIHHPILSINTEADRQFALKGREELKQLLLDSNLEIKIFCGHYHMSDYSIQNNVEQYITPASSVQVVKNDREIIFNGDMFGYRIIDFNSNRVETELVLFSHEKV
- a CDS encoding DinB family protein, coding for MNAIQIILLNFSEIRRRSIKLWSKIPDEYLNWKPDKDALSIIEMIRHVLEGEHLFHKIIENRGNLGNYQSPWKSLEYSNLKNELEFAEKYHTDFINMISNLKEADLENTRIERKEVGQNKILGDYLNRIAYHESVHTGQMLDYLRTAGVERAKIWD
- a CDS encoding EamA family transporter, producing MNRSYQIPPQLYFVASAIFHYLGPSFAVLLFARVSVDGVAWMRIISAALIFAVWRKPWNTFRQVALKVRYLIIALGITFAFMNYSFYYAIHKLPLGTVAAIEFIGPVLLALIGTKTLRNLFALALTTTGVWFLTDARIEGELEGFFWAFVNSICFIVYIILAHRLASIDTKTKSVDRLGASMIFAAIMITPLGIDGALPALSDAIAIVAGIGVGISSSVIPYVLDQLAMSKLSRATYALFVALLPATAVIIGVIVLKQIPSWVEVVAVASIILGVLIVQDKRQEST